In the genome of Geotrypetes seraphini chromosome 14, aGeoSer1.1, whole genome shotgun sequence, one region contains:
- the LOC117348512 gene encoding cytochrome c oxidase subunit 5A, mitochondrial isoform X1 produces the protein MLGSALLRRGISVGTRSLLRCRPQPQPAAASVVLAARCYSHGKQESDEEFDARWVTYFNKPDIDAWELRKGMNTLIGYDLVPEPKIIDAALRACRRLNDLASAIRILEAIKDKAGPHKEIYPYVIQELRPTLDELGISTPEELGLDKA, from the exons ATGCTTGGATCGGCACTGCTTCGCCGTGGCATCTCGGTGGGAACCAGGAGCCTGCTCCGTTGTCGTCCTCAGCCCCAACCCGCAGCAGCCTCGG TTGTATTAGCTGCACGCTGCTACTCCCATGGAAAACAGGAATCTGATGAGGAATTTGACGCACGTTGGGTGACATATTTCAACAAACCAGACATTGATGCCTGGGAACTGAGGAAAG GCATGAACACACTGATTGGTTATGATCTGGTTCCGGAACCAAAAATCATTGATGCAGCATTGAGGGCATGCCGACGGTTAAATGACTTAGCCAGTGCTATCCGCATTTTAGAAGCGATAAAG GACAAAGCGGGACCCCACAAGGAAATCTACCCTTATGTTATCCAGGAACTTAGACCAACTTTGGATGAACTAGGAATCTCCACTCCAGAGGAATTAGGCCTGGACAAAGCATAA
- the LOC117348512 gene encoding cytochrome c oxidase subunit 5A, mitochondrial isoform X2, with product MPLVVLAARCYSHGKQESDEEFDARWVTYFNKPDIDAWELRKGMNTLIGYDLVPEPKIIDAALRACRRLNDLASAIRILEAIKDKAGPHKEIYPYVIQELRPTLDELGISTPEELGLDKA from the exons ATGCCTTTAG TTGTATTAGCTGCACGCTGCTACTCCCATGGAAAACAGGAATCTGATGAGGAATTTGACGCACGTTGGGTGACATATTTCAACAAACCAGACATTGATGCCTGGGAACTGAGGAAAG GCATGAACACACTGATTGGTTATGATCTGGTTCCGGAACCAAAAATCATTGATGCAGCATTGAGGGCATGCCGACGGTTAAATGACTTAGCCAGTGCTATCCGCATTTTAGAAGCGATAAAG GACAAAGCGGGACCCCACAAGGAAATCTACCCTTATGTTATCCAGGAACTTAGACCAACTTTGGATGAACTAGGAATCTCCACTCCAGAGGAATTAGGCCTGGACAAAGCATAA